The genomic segment TCTGCCTACTCGGCGGGGAAGGAGACGGCCGTCTATTGGGCTTCTGAAAACATAGAAAGGGGGTACGTCCACTTCGCCGGATTCGGGCGGCAGAACCTGGCGGACCCCGGCTTTGCGGGGAAGATCCTCAAGGGAAGCTCAAATATCCACCGCTGCATCCTGTGCGGCGGGTGCTCAAGGCTTTTGGGAAACCAGGAGAGAGTCAGATGCATCCAGTATGACAAAGAGAACGGATAACGGCACATAATACACATAATATATAATATATCGTTCCGTAAAACCCATTGAATCCACCACATCCATGACAAAAGAAAATCACACCGAAACCCTTCCCGTTGGTGGGGTCAAAACCCTCCAGGACATCGCTGCGCTCTGCGGGGTGTCGGCCAGCACCGTCTCCCGGGTGCTCAACAGCGAGCCGAATATCTCTCGGGAGACGACCCGCCGGGTGATGGACGTGGTCGGGGAATACGGGTTTACTCCCGTGAAACGGAAGCGCTCCCTCGCCAGGAGCCGGGCACAGCTTTGTGTGGTCGTGCCCGACAGCACCGCGACGGCGGACAACCCTTTTTTCGACATGGGCGAGCTCCTCCAGGCCATCGGCGGCGCCTTTGGGAATAATCGGAAGAGCATCGAGACCGTCTCCTTCTCGGAGCTGGAGACGGAAAGCGCCCCGGACCTCTCTGCGACAGACGGGGTGATCTTTGCATTCGGGCGCCCCGGCGAGCGGACGAGGAGCCTCCTGGTGGAGAAACGGATCCCGTATATTTTTCTCAACCGGATCATGGATGACGAGAACTATGTGTCGTGCAATCACTACAAGGGCGCGCTCAGGCTCAGAAAACACCTGGAAGAGAGGGGATGCGGCCGGGTCGGGTATCTCGGATGCACGTCCATCCCGGTGAACGGTGACCGACGCCGGGGATACGAAACCGGCACTCGGGAGGCGGGAGTATACAGTGACGATGAGGTCGTCTGTGAGGTTGCGGGCATCGGGGATGTCGGCGCGGATACGGCGGCCTTCTTTGTA from the Candidatus Zymogenaceae bacterium genome contains:
- a CDS encoding LacI family DNA-binding transcriptional regulator, which encodes MTKENHTETLPVGGVKTLQDIAALCGVSASTVSRVLNSEPNISRETTRRVMDVVGEYGFTPVKRKRSLARSRAQLCVVVPDSTATADNPFFDMGELLQAIGGAFGNNRKSIETVSFSELETESAPDLSATDGVIFAFGRPGERTRSLLVEKRIPYIFLNRIMDDENYVSCNHYKGALRLRKHLEERGCGRVGYLGCTSIPVNGDRRRGYETGTREAGVYSDDEVVCEVAGIGDVGADTAAFFVKRGCDGVMCFNDNFAIRFVAALSNAGVSVPGDMKVTGFDDSPQRRVFTPTITTISLSTFEMGFFAARWLRDNIQHRETRRLRLEVEGSLLTGETTMGGNRHD